TGTGTTGTTTAAAGGAGTTGAAAGCTATTTATATTGTTAATGGTGAAAAGCTCAGCTTTGGATTTAGATGCTTATTCGATGTCTTCATGGCAAAGGCTGTTATTCTCAATGCAATTCTTTTGGCGTTTTTCATAGCTAATATACAAATCCTTCGAGAGTAATTTGAGGAGCTATTTCAGTAACTATCCAGTTCTTTTCTTCTGATACCCTCATTTTCTGATTTTTTGCTATGGCGCTGATTCTTTTTAAAGCTTGAAGAGGTATTTTAACTTCTCTAATTCTTATTGACTCACTCAATTCACCATTTACAATAGCAAAGCTTATTTGAGGAACAATCCTAATGTATCCTTCCTCCAATGTTGCAATAGTTACTCCATCTATGAAGAAACCCTTTTTTGTTTCCTCCACCATTTCCTTATCACTCCAATCACCAGAGCCTAGAACAAGTACTGTGTGAAATGGTGTAGGACTTGTGAAGAGACCGTGTGCTGATCCGGGTTCTGAAGAAAAGGCTTTTGCTGTTGCTCTAGTGTGGTGAAGATCTCTAACAATACCATCTTCTACAAGTACTCTCCTCCTTGTTGCCACACCTTCATCATCGAAAAACCTTATCGATGGTGTTTCATGTGTGTTTGGCTCGTCGTATAGGTTGAAACCATCTGGAAAAAGCTTAGCCCCCAAAAGCTTTGCGCTTTGCGGATAAAGTGGGTTTAGCAAATGCGATATCTCATGAATAAGTGCTGCAGTTGTTTCACTGCCTAGAATTATCTGTGATTTTCCAACTTCATATGGTTTCAAAGACTTTACTTTGACAACTTTTCCTATTCTCGAAATAGCATCTCTAAACATAGCATCTATACTCTTTACTATGGAGCTTGCTGACCAAGCAATAAGCATATTGCGTAATGCTGCGAATATGTTTTGGCCATATGTTGTTGAGCCCACCAAACCTATTTCTATATCAACATATTTCTTAACTTCTTTAGCACCTTCCTCACCATTTCTAAAAATAGTTCTTTGAGTATTGT
Above is a genomic segment from Ignisphaera cupida containing:
- a CDS encoding metallopeptidase TldD-related protein: MTIYKDRVEYFENVKQIAYRDGSIEINTLTAYVSGVRVNKNGCWYIVSTQGGEVASDVLERKVLSLVKDNICGDFADAELFNGSVEVGKEFPSEDDLINLVTDLCQEVKASYSVKCEVLVGLHNTQRTIFRNGEEGAKEVKKYVDIEIGLVGSTTYGQNIFAALRNMLIAWSASSIVKSIDAMFRDAISRIGKVVKVKSLKPYEVGKSQIILGSETTAALIHEISHLLNPLYPQSAKLLGAKLFPDGFNLYDEPNTHETPSIRFFDDEGVATRRRVLVEDGIVRDLHHTRATAKAFSSEPGSAHGLFTSPTPFHTVLVLGSGDWSDKEMVEETKKGFFIDGVTIATLEEGYIRIVPQISFAIVNGELSESIRIREVKIPLQALKRISAIAKNQKMRVSEEKNWIVTEIAPQITLEGFVY